One window from the genome of Poecilia reticulata strain Guanapo linkage group LG9, Guppy_female_1.0+MT, whole genome shotgun sequence encodes:
- the slc14a2 gene encoding urea transporter 2 isoform X2, with protein sequence MVTSMPDQNTKTPDIIQSASHRKRRFSLTTRREVPVCNKIVQNLSEVVLRSGSPYFAEVLVCFGRFLSGCRTGGLFVETMDRTARAGLLELKRSWQCLKPRPVLGHMTGSHCTKDIQKNISSSSSAPVPVSSPSPVFTELRPLMATPENNPSQEDRLEDQSGPAGPSCLHTAWSRFLKGVSYFSGDMEVFGKWMEKQFFLLQLVDWVLRGAAQVMFVNNPLSGLVIFAGLILQNYWWALNGLVGTLFATISALILQQSRGAIAAGLYGYNGILVGLLMAVFSNAGDWYWWLLLPNIFMSMMCPIVSSALASINTRWDLPVFTLPFNILVCLHMVATGHYNHHFPQVHIQPRSELPNITWSEIDVAKLFRSIPVGIGQVYGCDNPWTGGIFIISLFISSPITCVHAVLGSAVGMVSGLALSAPFENIYFGLWGYNCVLACIAVGGMFYALTWQVHLLAITCAFFCAYLGSAIANVMSRFGLPACTWPFCLSALTFLLLTTGSKRIFKLPLANVTYPEKNLAFYWKLKKQEKAEKAAKESREQLNAEITLNEKEQLKLELQRIEEGRQESESDNMTEVDEGVNVEETNGEDDSTIAVLADYV encoded by the exons ATGGTTACTTCGATGCCTGATCAAAATACGAAAACACCTGACATCATACAATCG GCTTCCCACAGGAAGAGGAGGTTCTCACTTACCACCAGGAGAGAAGTCCCGGTTTGCAACAAAATAGTCCAGAACCTCAGCGAA GTTGTGCTTCGCAGTGGTTCTCCATATTTTGCTGAAGTCCTGGTCTGTTTTGGGAGATTCTTGTCTGGTTGTAGAACTGGTG GCCTTTTTGTGGAGACCATGGACAGGACTGCAAGGGCTGGTCTTCTGGAG CTTAAGAGAAGCTGGCAGTGCCTGAAGCCTCGGCCTGTTCTGGGACATATGACTGGATCACACTGCACAAAG GATATTCAGAAGAATATCAGCAGCTCCTCTTCTGCACCTGTTCCAGTCAGCTCTCCTTCTCCAGTCTTCACt GAGCTCCGTCCTCTCATGGCTACCCCTGAGAACAACCCATCCCAGGAAGACAGGCTGGAGGACCAATCAGGGCCTGCAGGACCGTCATGCCTGCACACGGCCTGGTCCCGCTTCCTCAAGGGGGTGTCCTATTTCTCAGGAGACATGGAGGTGTTTGGAAAGTGGATGGAGA AACAGTTTTTCTTGCTGCAGCTCGTGGACTGGGTTCTGCGCGGAGCAGCCCAGGTGATGTTTGTCAACAACCCTCTGAGTGGCCTGGTCATTTTTGCTGGCCTCATCCTGCAAAATTATTGGTGGGCCCTCAACGGTTTAGTGGGGACACTCTTTGCAACAATTTCTGCTCTCATTCTGCAGCAAAGCAG GGGTGCAATAGCTGCAGGACTTTATGGATACAACGGCATCCTGGTGGGTCTCCTGATGGCCGTGTTCTCCAATGCAGGCGACTGGTACTGGTGGCTTCTGCTGCCCAACATCTTCATGTCCATGATGTG CCCGATTGTGTCCAGTGCCCTGGCATCCATTAACACCCGCTGGGATCTGCCAGTGTTCACGCTGCCATTCAACATCCTGGTGTGTCTCCACATGGTCGCCACGGGCCACTATAACCACCACTTCCCCCAAGTCCACATCCAGCCACGCTCAGAGCTGCCCAACATCACCTGGTCTGAAATCGACGTGGCAAAG CTGTTCAGGTCAATACCAGTGGGAATAGGCCAGGTGTACGGTTGCGACAACCCTTGGACCGGAGGGATCTTTATCATCTCCCTCTTCATCTCTTCACCCATCACCTGTGTCCATGCCGTCCTGGGATCTGCTGTGGGCATGGTGTCAG GTCTGGCTTTATCAGCCCCTTTTGAGAACATTTACTTTGGTCTCTGGGGATACAACTGCGTGTTAGCCTGCATCGCTGTAGGAGGGATGTTTTACGCTCTCACCTGGCAGGTGCACCTGCTCGCCATCACATGTG CGTTTTTCTGCGCGTACCTCGGCTCAGCCATCGCCAACGTCATGTCCAGG TTTGGTCTGCCGGCGTGCACCTGGCCTTTCTGCCTGTCTGCCCTCACCTTCCTCCTCCTAACGACGGGGAGCAAGAGGATATTCAAGCTCCCGCTGGCCAACGTCACCTACCCTGAGAAAAACCTGGCCTTCTACTGGAAGCTGAAAAAGCAGGAGAAGGCCGAGAAGGCAGCGAAAGAGAGTCGGGAGCAGCTGAACGCTGAGATAACCCTGAATGAGAAAGAGCAATTAAAACTGGAGCTTCAACGAATAGAGGAGGGGAGACAAGAAAGTGAAAGCGACAACATGACCGAAGTGGACGAGGGTGTTAATGTGGAAGAAACAAACGGAGAAGATGATTCCACCATCGCTGTTCTTGCTGACTATGTCTGA
- the slc14a2 gene encoding urea transporter 2 isoform X1, whose translation MVTSMPDQNTKTPDIIQSASHRKRRFSLTTRREVPVCNKIVQNLSEVVLRSGSPYFAEVLVCFGRFLSGCRTGGLFVETMDRTARAGLLELCLMQLKRSWQCLKPRPVLGHMTGSHCTKDIQKNISSSSSAPVPVSSPSPVFTELRPLMATPENNPSQEDRLEDQSGPAGPSCLHTAWSRFLKGVSYFSGDMEVFGKWMEKQFFLLQLVDWVLRGAAQVMFVNNPLSGLVIFAGLILQNYWWALNGLVGTLFATISALILQQSRGAIAAGLYGYNGILVGLLMAVFSNAGDWYWWLLLPNIFMSMMCPIVSSALASINTRWDLPVFTLPFNILVCLHMVATGHYNHHFPQVHIQPRSELPNITWSEIDVAKLFRSIPVGIGQVYGCDNPWTGGIFIISLFISSPITCVHAVLGSAVGMVSGLALSAPFENIYFGLWGYNCVLACIAVGGMFYALTWQVHLLAITCAFFCAYLGSAIANVMSRFGLPACTWPFCLSALTFLLLTTGSKRIFKLPLANVTYPEKNLAFYWKLKKQEKAEKAAKESREQLNAEITLNEKEQLKLELQRIEEGRQESESDNMTEVDEGVNVEETNGEDDSTIAVLADYV comes from the exons ATGGTTACTTCGATGCCTGATCAAAATACGAAAACACCTGACATCATACAATCG GCTTCCCACAGGAAGAGGAGGTTCTCACTTACCACCAGGAGAGAAGTCCCGGTTTGCAACAAAATAGTCCAGAACCTCAGCGAA GTTGTGCTTCGCAGTGGTTCTCCATATTTTGCTGAAGTCCTGGTCTGTTTTGGGAGATTCTTGTCTGGTTGTAGAACTGGTG GCCTTTTTGTGGAGACCATGGACAGGACTGCAAGGGCTGGTCTTCTGGAG CTCTGTCTTATGCAGCTTAAGAGAAGCTGGCAGTGCCTGAAGCCTCGGCCTGTTCTGGGACATATGACTGGATCACACTGCACAAAG GATATTCAGAAGAATATCAGCAGCTCCTCTTCTGCACCTGTTCCAGTCAGCTCTCCTTCTCCAGTCTTCACt GAGCTCCGTCCTCTCATGGCTACCCCTGAGAACAACCCATCCCAGGAAGACAGGCTGGAGGACCAATCAGGGCCTGCAGGACCGTCATGCCTGCACACGGCCTGGTCCCGCTTCCTCAAGGGGGTGTCCTATTTCTCAGGAGACATGGAGGTGTTTGGAAAGTGGATGGAGA AACAGTTTTTCTTGCTGCAGCTCGTGGACTGGGTTCTGCGCGGAGCAGCCCAGGTGATGTTTGTCAACAACCCTCTGAGTGGCCTGGTCATTTTTGCTGGCCTCATCCTGCAAAATTATTGGTGGGCCCTCAACGGTTTAGTGGGGACACTCTTTGCAACAATTTCTGCTCTCATTCTGCAGCAAAGCAG GGGTGCAATAGCTGCAGGACTTTATGGATACAACGGCATCCTGGTGGGTCTCCTGATGGCCGTGTTCTCCAATGCAGGCGACTGGTACTGGTGGCTTCTGCTGCCCAACATCTTCATGTCCATGATGTG CCCGATTGTGTCCAGTGCCCTGGCATCCATTAACACCCGCTGGGATCTGCCAGTGTTCACGCTGCCATTCAACATCCTGGTGTGTCTCCACATGGTCGCCACGGGCCACTATAACCACCACTTCCCCCAAGTCCACATCCAGCCACGCTCAGAGCTGCCCAACATCACCTGGTCTGAAATCGACGTGGCAAAG CTGTTCAGGTCAATACCAGTGGGAATAGGCCAGGTGTACGGTTGCGACAACCCTTGGACCGGAGGGATCTTTATCATCTCCCTCTTCATCTCTTCACCCATCACCTGTGTCCATGCCGTCCTGGGATCTGCTGTGGGCATGGTGTCAG GTCTGGCTTTATCAGCCCCTTTTGAGAACATTTACTTTGGTCTCTGGGGATACAACTGCGTGTTAGCCTGCATCGCTGTAGGAGGGATGTTTTACGCTCTCACCTGGCAGGTGCACCTGCTCGCCATCACATGTG CGTTTTTCTGCGCGTACCTCGGCTCAGCCATCGCCAACGTCATGTCCAGG TTTGGTCTGCCGGCGTGCACCTGGCCTTTCTGCCTGTCTGCCCTCACCTTCCTCCTCCTAACGACGGGGAGCAAGAGGATATTCAAGCTCCCGCTGGCCAACGTCACCTACCCTGAGAAAAACCTGGCCTTCTACTGGAAGCTGAAAAAGCAGGAGAAGGCCGAGAAGGCAGCGAAAGAGAGTCGGGAGCAGCTGAACGCTGAGATAACCCTGAATGAGAAAGAGCAATTAAAACTGGAGCTTCAACGAATAGAGGAGGGGAGACAAGAAAGTGAAAGCGACAACATGACCGAAGTGGACGAGGGTGTTAATGTGGAAGAAACAAACGGAGAAGATGATTCCACCATCGCTGTTCTTGCTGACTATGTCTGA
- the LOC103470394 gene encoding oocyte zinc finger protein XlCOF6.1-like, with translation MENHCEAQPAWVKGEKEILESLRMKENCEEPEPLFIKEELKKPGSQIKDEQEEMELKQVKEEPEPLQIKTKQEEIELEQMKEERAEAEPPQIKDEQEELSIALKKERLELKQLTDTCTVNATYGEKDLWEPDSNRELLLKISLEPENKIYEMGNDEDSRSRSDEELNQNERCQKSIDQDDNVGNPNTKRLPKTHMNDNLSSCKVCGKLFARSYLTEHLRIHTGERLFSCATCGKRFITGSKLKIHFRTHTGERPFSCLTCGKSFSDGGNLSKHMKTHSGERPFSCLTCGKGFANKGNLFQHARTHMGEKPFSCLTCGKGFAQQIHLNDHMRVHTGEKPFSCTNCGKSFSERGNLFQHMRTHSSEKPFSCLTCGKSFTQQIHLSDHIKIHTGEKPFSCLSCGKSFRRSSHLTVHMRTHPGENL, from the coding sequence ATGGAGAACCACTGCGAAGCACAACCTGCATGGgtaaaaggagaaaaggaaatATTAGAATCTCTGCgaatgaaagaaaattgtgaAGAACCAGAGCCTCTTTTCATTAAAGAGGAGCTAAAGAAACCAGGATCacaaataaaagatgaacaagAAGAAATGGAGCTTAAGCAGGTaaaagaggaaccagaacctttgCAGATAAAGACCAAACAAGAAGAAATAGAACTTGAGCAAATGAAAGAGGAGAGAGCAGAGGCCGAACCTCcacagataaaagatgaacaagaGGAACTCAGTATAGCGCTAAAGAAAGAGCGGCTAGAACTAAAACAGCTGACTGATACCTGTACAGTAAATGCCACCTATGGGGAAAAGGACCTCTGGGAACCAGATTCAAACAGGGAACTTCTTCTCAAGATATCTTTAGAACCTGAGAACAAAATTTATGAGATGGGCAATGATGAAGACTCAAGATCGCGTAGCGATGAAGAACTGAATCAAAATGAGAGATGTCAGAAAAGTATAGATCAAGATGACAATGTAGGCAATCCAAACACAAAACGATTgccaaaaacacacatgaatgATAATTTGTCTTCTTGTAAAGTATGTGGTAAGTTATTTGCACGGTCGTATTTGACAGAGCACctgagaattcacacaggtgagaggCTTTTCTCATGTGCTACCTGTGGAAAACGTTTCATTACTGGAAGTAAGTTAAAAATTCACTTCAGAACTCACACGGGTGAGAGGCCTTTCTCATGTTTGACTTGCGGAAAAAGTTTTAGTGATGGAGGAAATTTATCAAAGCACATGAAAACTCATTCAGGTGAGAGGCCATTCTCATGTTTGACTTGTGGAAAAGGCTTCGCTAATAAGggaaatttatttcagcatgcAAGAACTCACATGGGCGAGAAACCTTTCTCATGTTTGacctgtggaaaaggttttgcCCAGCAAATTCATCTGAACGACCACATGAGagttcatacaggtgagaagcctttctcatgtacaaactgtggaaaaagtttcagtgAAAGAGgaaatttatttcagcacaTGAGAACACATTCaagtgagaagcctttctcatgtttgacttgtggaaaaagttttaccCAGCAAATACACTTAAGTGATCACATAAAAATTCACACTGGTGAGAAGCCGTTCTCATGTTTGagctgtggaaaaagtttccgTCGTAGCAGTCACTTGACTGTTCATATGAGAACTCATCCAGGTGAGAATCTATAA
- the LOC103470393 gene encoding gastrula zinc finger protein xFG20-1-like — translation MCELLSAATMSLSQSLRDFIRERLTAAAEEIFTEFDKTIVQYEEELDRQRRLLEICWNPEINRKRIDSPQHYVWSGEEFLNNQQFCNQEKSSNLHQKEPDPLQMKGNQGEFETQELNGEQERTKPQMKEANHEETEHSQVKVEQEELCVSLEKEAEAGDLRQETDIFAESLTYEERDNVEQEPSRDPILIHTSSESENQNQEDSIHEDPESSRDEELRQSKRGWGIRRHGEHQDNPRAKRKKKTNNEKLPRNVCGKVSSPGYFTDHMRIHTGEEPFCCMTCDKRFPNRKTLAQHITTHTTEKSFSCIICGRSFHRISNLTVHMRIHTGEKPFSCMICKTSFNRRCTLTVHMRTHTGEKPFSCKICEKRFTRRFLLNKHIKLHSDESFLMYN, via the exons ATGTGTGAGCTACTCTCTGCGGCAACAATGTCTTTATCCCAGTCTCTGAGAGACTTTATCAGGGAGCGActaaccgcagcagctgaagaaATATTCACAGAGTTTGATAAAACCATCGTCCAGTACGAGGAAGAGCTGGATCGTCAGCGGAGACTGCTGGAAATCTGCTGGAACCCCGAAATAAACCGAAAGAGAATAG ACTCTCCGCAGCATTATGTCTGGAGCGGGGAAGAGTTTCTCAATAACCAGCAGTTCTGCAACCAGGAGAAGAGCTCCAATTTACACCAGAAGGAACCCGATCCTCTGCAAATGAAAGGGAATCAGGGTGAATTTGAAACTCAGGAGCTGAACGGGGAACAGGAGAGGACAAAACCACAGATGAAAGAAGCAAATCACGAAGAAACAGAACATTCACAGGTAAAGGTAGAGCAGGAGGAACTGTGTGTCAGTTTAGAGAAAGAGGCTGAGGCAGGAGACTTGAGGCAGGAGACTGATATCTTTGCCGAAAGCCTTACTTATGAAGAAAGAGACAATGTGGAACAGGAACCAAGCCGGGACCCAATTCTCATCCATACCTCTTCAGAATctgagaaccagaaccaagaagATAGTATTCATGAGGACCCAGAGTCAAGTAGAGATGAGGAGCTGAGACAAAGTAAGAGGGGTTGGGGAATCAGAAGACACGGTGAACACCAAGACAATCCACgggcaaaaagaaagaagaaaacaaacaatgagaAACTGCCTCGTAACGTTTGTGGCAAAGTTTCGTCTCCGGGTTATTTCACTGATCatatgagaattcacacaggtgaggaGCCTTTTTGCTGTATGACCTGTGACAAAAGGTTCCCCAATAGAAAAACTTTAGCACAGCATATTACAACTCACACAACTGAGAAGTCGTTCTCGTGTATTATCTGTGGAAGAAGTTTTCATCGAATAAGTAATTTGACTGTTCACATGAGAATCCACACCGGTGAAAAACCTTTCTCATGCATGATCTGTAAAACAAGTTTCAATCGCCGCTGCACTTTGACTGTTCATATGAGAACTCACACAGGCGAAAAGCCCTTCTCATGCAAGATTTGTGAAAAAAGGTTTACCAGACGATTCTTGCTGAATAAGCACATTAAATTGCACTCGGACGAGTCCTTTCTCATGTACAACTaa
- the LOC103470392 gene encoding zinc finger protein OZF-like: protein MELPQHCVSKKVEVLTDQTWIQEKNSSLGQKDAQWMKDDQDEFEQVQIKVEQEEPEQVRVMDDQDEGEPPQINCEKKVLQVLLISENEGEPELLLVKKEMEESELPQIKDEQEELCLNLEKEQLKLKQETDSVPVTPSYMEREHRQPEVNRVKLHMQNQEKKDYTDPGSSSGSSECQEIRDDDDNPDGSSVKKHKNENFSSCKLCGKVLSRNYLNEHMRIHTGEKPFSCLTCGKKFVKKSNLIVHFRTHSGEKLFTCLTCGKSFGSSGNLFRHLKTHSGQKLFPCITCGKSFRERETLSHHMRIHTGEKPFSCITCGKSFRLRGSLFRHLKTHTGQKLFSCLTCGKKFRERQTLSQHMKTHTGEKPFSCMTCGKCFRQKETLSRHMRTHTGEKPFSCLICGESFRQKGALSGHMRIHTGEKPFSCIICGQSFSQKETLSRHMRTHTGEKPFSCGTCGESFRQRAALSRHIRTHTGEKPFSCATCGKSFSLKGGLSRHLKTHSGEKKPI from the exons ATGG AGCTCCCACAGCATTGTGTCTCAAAGAAAGTGGAGGTTCTCACTGACCAAACGTGGATTCAGGAGAAAAACTCCAGTTTGGGTCAAAAAGACGCTCAATGGATGAAGGACGACCAGGATGAATTTGAACAAGTGCAGATAAAGGTTgaacaggaggaaccagaacaaGTGCGGGTAATGGATGATCAGGATGAAGGAGAACCTCCGCAGATAAATTGTGAAAAGAAAGTACTACAAGTTCTTTTAATAAGTGAGAATGAGGGAGAACCAGAACTTCTCCTAGTTAAAAAGGAAATGGAGGAATCAGAACTTCCACAGATAAAGGATGAACAGGAGGAACTCTGTCTCAATCTTGAGAAAGAACAGCTTAAGCTAAAGCAGGAGACTGATTCCGTCCCAGTAACTCCTTCGTATATGGAAAGGGAACATAGGCAACCAGAAGTAAACCGGGTCAAACTGCATATGCAAAACCAGGAAAAGAAAGATTACACAGACCCAGGATCAAGTAGTGGGAGTAGTGAGTGTCAGGAAATCCGAGATGACGATGACAACCCAGACGGATCAAGcgtaaaaaaacacaagaacgagAATTTTTCTTCCTGCAAACTTTGTGGTAAAGTTTTAAGCCGTAATTACTTAAATGaacacatgagaattcacacaggtgagaaaccgtTCTCATGTTTGACCTGTGGAaagaaatttgttaaaaaaagtaatttaatagTTCATTTCAGGACCCATTCAGGTGagaaacttttcacatgtttgacCTGTGGCAAGAGTTTCGGCTCAAGTGGAAATTTATTTCGGCACTTGAAAACTCACTCAGGTCAGAAGCTTTTCCCGTGTAttacctgtggaaaaagttttagagaAAGAGAAACTTTATCGCATCACATGcgaattcacacaggtgagaagccctTCTCATGTAttacttgtggaaaaagtttcaggtTGAGAGGAAGTCTATTTCGACACTTAAAAACTCACACGGGTCAGAAGCTTTTCTCTTGTCTcacctgtggaaaaaaatttagAGAAAGACAAACACTATCTCAGCACATGAaaactcacacaggtgagaagcctttctcgtGTATGacttgtggaaaatgtttcaggCAAAAAGAAACTTTATCTCGGCATATGAGAACTCATActggtgagaagcctttctcgtGTTTGATCTGTGGAGAAAGTTTTAGGCAAAAAGGAGCTTTATCGGggcacatgagaattcacacaggtgagaagcctttctcatgcATCATCTGTGGACAAAGCTTTAGCCAAAAAGAAACTTTATCTCGacacatgagaactcacacaggtgagaaacctttctcaTGTGGGACCTGTGGAGAAAGTTTTAGGCAACGAGCAGCTTTATCTCGGCATATCAGAACTCACACAGGCGAGAAACCATTCTCCTGTGcgacatgtggaaaaagtttcagctTGAAAGGAGGTTTGTCTCGGCACTTAAAAACTCACTCAGGTGAGAAAAAGCCTATCTGA
- the LOC103470391 gene encoding zinc finger protein 771-like isoform X1, with protein MSTDVSPATMSLSQSLRDFIKERLTAAAEEIFTEFDKTIVQYEEELDRQRKLLDVSWNPQVTLQRIRDVEQQVVREEKGVHLNQSFCNKGRCISLDQEEAGFPQIKDKQKELPLREKENREDPESLQIKDEHGEIESVQIKDEHEETESRQIKDEHDKLCISLEEELEIKQEMDTFVITPSYKRDNREPDPSSNRLQENQYDERIDRENSESNGDKELKQNKRCQKTGGGRDNLDNEKVKKQKNKDTNENLCSCNVCDKVLARSYLSEHMRIHTGEKLFLCTVCGKSFRQQNHLTVHMRTHTGEKPFPCVICGKNFTLQMVLTKHIRTHTGEKPFSCLTCGKSFRHSGTLSQHTRIHTGEKPFPCSTCGKRFSDKRNLSRHIRTHTDERPFSCPTCGKNFRQGGHLTVHMRTHAVKKLYLCEICGACFTQSVDLTDHMKTHKGKKV; from the exons ATGTCTACTGATGTCTCTCCAGCAACAATGTCTTTATCCCAGTCTCTGAGAGACTTCATCAAGGAGCGACTGACCGCTGCTGCTGAAGAAATATTCACGGAGTTTGATAAAACCATCGTCCAGTACGAGGAAGAGCTGGATCGCCAACGTAAACTGCTTGATGTCAGCTGGAATCCCCAAGTAACCCTGCAGAGAATAAGAG ATGTTGAACAGCAGGTAGTACGGGAGGAGAAGGGAGTTCATCTTAACCAGAGTTTCTGCAACAAGGGGAGATGCATAAGTTTGGACCAAGAGGAAGCAGGATTTCCACagataaaagacaaacagaaggAACTGCCTCTCCGGGAGAAAGAGAATCGGGAAGATCCGGAATCTCTACAGATAAAGGATGAACATGGGGAGATAGAATCTGTACAGATAAAGGATGAACATGAGGAGACAGAATCTAGACAGATAAAGGATGAACACGACAAACTCTGCATTagtctggaggaagagcttGAAATCAAACAGGAGATGGATACCTTTGTTATAACTCCTTCTTACAAAAGAGATAATAGGGAACCAGATCCAAGCAGCAACCGGCTTCAAGAGAACCAGTACGACGAAAGAATTGATCGTGAAAACTCTGAGTCAAATGGAGATaaagaactgaaacaaaataagagGTGTCAAAAAACTGGAGGTGGACGGGACAACTTGGACAacgaaaaagtaaaaaaacagaagaataaagacacaaatgaGAATCTGTGCTCCTGTAATGTTTGTGATAAAGTTTTAGCTCGAAGTTATTTGTCTGaacacatgagaattcacacaggtgagaagcttTTCTTGTGCACagtctgtggaaaaagttttcgGCAACAGAATCATTTGACTGTacacatgagaactcacaccGGGGAGAAGCCTTTCCCTTGTGTGATTTGTGGGAAAAACTTTACCCTGCAAATGGTCTTGACGAAACATATAAGGACTCACACAGGGGAGAAGCCGTTCTCCTGTCtaacttgtggaaaaagtttcaggCATAGTGGGACATTATCTCAGCACACGAGAATCCACACAGGGGAGAAGCCTTTCCCATGTTCAACCTGTGGAAAGCGTTTTAGTGACAAGAGAAATTTATCTCGACACATCAGAACTCACACAGACGAGAGGCCTTTCTCGTGTCCGACTTGTGGAAAAAACTTTCGCCAAGGAGGTCATTTGACTGTGCATATGAGAACTCATGCAGTTAAAAAGTTGTACTTATGTGAAATCTGTGGTGCTTGTTTCACTCAGAGCGTTGACTTGACGGATCACATGAAAACTCACAAAGGTAAAAAGGTGTAA
- the LOC103470391 gene encoding zinc finger protein OZF-like isoform X2 translates to MSLSQSLRDFIKERLTAAAEEIFTEFDKTIVQYEEELDRQRKLLDVSWNPQVTLQRIRDVEQQVVREEKGVHLNQSFCNKGRCISLDQEEAGFPQIKDKQKELPLREKENREDPESLQIKDEHGEIESVQIKDEHEETESRQIKDEHDKLCISLEEELEIKQEMDTFVITPSYKRDNREPDPSSNRLQENQYDERIDRENSESNGDKELKQNKRCQKTGGGRDNLDNEKVKKQKNKDTNENLCSCNVCDKVLARSYLSEHMRIHTGEKLFLCTVCGKSFRQQNHLTVHMRTHTGEKPFPCVICGKNFTLQMVLTKHIRTHTGEKPFSCLTCGKSFRHSGTLSQHTRIHTGEKPFPCSTCGKRFSDKRNLSRHIRTHTDERPFSCPTCGKNFRQGGHLTVHMRTHAVKKLYLCEICGACFTQSVDLTDHMKTHKGKKV, encoded by the exons ATGTCTTTATCCCAGTCTCTGAGAGACTTCATCAAGGAGCGACTGACCGCTGCTGCTGAAGAAATATTCACGGAGTTTGATAAAACCATCGTCCAGTACGAGGAAGAGCTGGATCGCCAACGTAAACTGCTTGATGTCAGCTGGAATCCCCAAGTAACCCTGCAGAGAATAAGAG ATGTTGAACAGCAGGTAGTACGGGAGGAGAAGGGAGTTCATCTTAACCAGAGTTTCTGCAACAAGGGGAGATGCATAAGTTTGGACCAAGAGGAAGCAGGATTTCCACagataaaagacaaacagaaggAACTGCCTCTCCGGGAGAAAGAGAATCGGGAAGATCCGGAATCTCTACAGATAAAGGATGAACATGGGGAGATAGAATCTGTACAGATAAAGGATGAACATGAGGAGACAGAATCTAGACAGATAAAGGATGAACACGACAAACTCTGCATTagtctggaggaagagcttGAAATCAAACAGGAGATGGATACCTTTGTTATAACTCCTTCTTACAAAAGAGATAATAGGGAACCAGATCCAAGCAGCAACCGGCTTCAAGAGAACCAGTACGACGAAAGAATTGATCGTGAAAACTCTGAGTCAAATGGAGATaaagaactgaaacaaaataagagGTGTCAAAAAACTGGAGGTGGACGGGACAACTTGGACAacgaaaaagtaaaaaaacagaagaataaagacacaaatgaGAATCTGTGCTCCTGTAATGTTTGTGATAAAGTTTTAGCTCGAAGTTATTTGTCTGaacacatgagaattcacacaggtgagaagcttTTCTTGTGCACagtctgtggaaaaagttttcgGCAACAGAATCATTTGACTGTacacatgagaactcacaccGGGGAGAAGCCTTTCCCTTGTGTGATTTGTGGGAAAAACTTTACCCTGCAAATGGTCTTGACGAAACATATAAGGACTCACACAGGGGAGAAGCCGTTCTCCTGTCtaacttgtggaaaaagtttcaggCATAGTGGGACATTATCTCAGCACACGAGAATCCACACAGGGGAGAAGCCTTTCCCATGTTCAACCTGTGGAAAGCGTTTTAGTGACAAGAGAAATTTATCTCGACACATCAGAACTCACACAGACGAGAGGCCTTTCTCGTGTCCGACTTGTGGAAAAAACTTTCGCCAAGGAGGTCATTTGACTGTGCATATGAGAACTCATGCAGTTAAAAAGTTGTACTTATGTGAAATCTGTGGTGCTTGTTTCACTCAGAGCGTTGACTTGACGGATCACATGAAAACTCACAAAGGTAAAAAGGTGTAA